A single window of Pungitius pungitius chromosome 20, fPunPun2.1, whole genome shotgun sequence DNA harbors:
- the LOC119194844 gene encoding protein EFR3 homolog B isoform X2, whose amino-acid sequence MTGVCGCCGALRPRYKRLVDNIFPEDPEDGLVKANMEKLTFYALSAPEKLDRIGAYLSERLSRDVARHRYGYVCIAMEALDQLLMACHCQSINLFVESFLKMVRKLLESDKPSLQILGTNSFVKFANIEEDTPSYHRSYDFFVSRFSEMCHSSFEDPDIRTKIRMAGIKGLQGVVRKTVNDELQANIWDPQHMDKIVPSLLFNLQSGERTESRSPSPLQASEKEKESPVELTERCFRELLGRAAYGNIKNAVTPVLMHLDNHSLWEGKTFAVRCFKIIMYSIQSQHSHLVIQQLLGHLDANSKNSATVRAGIVEVLLEAAAIAASGSVGPTVLEVFNTLLRQLRLSADYELTGSYDGSTNIGTKIIKAHEERQLQEAVIRTIGSFANTLPTYQRSEVMLFIMGKIPVPGIHPAMLSSGSGSEGTRMIQVMLLKSLVQVTAGFQTTNMLTALPTSFLEPLLSFFLTEDPEIRLLVLQILLSLIDRHDNTAKFRNISIISDISVLKLKVDKCSRQDNLFMKKHGQQLYRHIYLGCKEQSSSRQHYESLFALLGILSVELANEEVVVDLIRLALALQDLALSTDEVLPVFNRCAVHALAAAYLNLICQLTTVPAFCQHIQEVIEVRQKKSPYFLPEDVFVDDPKLTSLEKVEGDILFLQSKITEVLGGSGYNTERLATPYVPQYTDEDRLSKRKSIGETISLQVEMESRNSPEKEERTPAEEITFETLKNAIVDSVGMEEQERERRRQVVEKFQKAPFEEIAAHCGARATLLQSKLNQIFDITIRPPPSPSGTISSGYGQSQSRSIPIYEMKFPDLCVY is encoded by the exons GATGGGCTGGTGAAGGCCAACATGGAGAAGCTGACATTCTACGCCCTGTCGGCTCCAGAGAAGCTCGACCGGATCGGAGCCTACCTGTCTGAGAGGTTGTCGAGGGATGTGGCCCGACACCGATACGG GTATGTGTGCATTGCCATGGAGGCACTGGACCAGCTGCTGATGGCCTGCCACTGTCAGAGCATCAATCTGTTTGTGGAGAGTTTCCTCAAGATGGTGCGTAAGCTTCTGGAATCTGACAAGCCCAGCCTGCAGATCCTTGGAACCAACTCT tttgtgaAGTTTGCCAACATAGAAGAGGATACACCATCATACCACCGCAGTTATGACTTCTTTGTGTCCCGCTTCAGCGAAATGTGCCACTCTAGTTTCGAGGATCCGGACATCCGCACTAA GATCCGCATGGCAGGTATCAAGGGCCTGCAGGGTGTTGTGAGAAAGACTGTGAATGATGAGCTGCAGGCCAACATCTGGGACCCTCAGCACATGGACAAGATCGTCCCCTCTCTGCTCTTCAACCTGCAGAGCGGAGAGCGCACAGAGAG ccgctccccctctccgCTGCAGGCgtcggagaaggagaaggagagtcCGGTGGAGCTGACGGAGCGCTGCTTCAGGGAGCTGTTGGGACGAGCCGCCTACGGAAACATCAAGAATGCCGTCACGCCGGTTTTGAT GCACTTGGATAACCACTCTCTATGGGAGGGAAAGACATTTGCAGTGCGTTGCTTCAAAATCATCATGTACTCCATCCAG TCCCAGCACTCCCACTTGGTAAtccagcagctcctcggccACCTGGATGCTAACAGCAAGAATTCAGCCACGGTGCGAGCTGGGATAGTGGAAGTGCTGCTGGAAGCAGCCGCCATTGCAGCCAGCGGCTCCGTGG GCCCCACAGTGTTGGAGGTGTTCAACACGCTGCTGCGGCAGCTCCGTCTGAGCGCCGACTACGAGCTGACCGGCTCCTACGACGGCAGCACCAACATCGGCACGAAGATCATCAAAGCCCACGAGGAGAGGCAGCTGCAGGAGGCCGTCATCAGGACCATTG gTTCATTTGCCAACACTCTGCCAACAtatcagaggtcagaggtcatgctCTTCATCATGGGTAAAATCCCCGTCCCTGGGATTCACCCAGCCATGCTCTCCTCAGGCTCTGG CTCTGAGGGTACCAGGATGATTCAGGTCATGTTACTGAAGTCCCTGGTCCAG GTGACTGCCGGTTTCCAGACCACGAACATGCTGACGGCACTGCCCACCTCCTTCCTGGAGCCGCTGCTTTCCTTCTTCCTGACAGAAGACCCAGAGATCCGGTTGTTGGTGCTGCAGATCCTCCTCAGTCTCATTGACCGGCACGACAACACGGCCAAGTTCCGAAACATCAG CATCATCTCGGACATCTCTGTGCTCAAACTCAAAGTGGACAAATGTTCCAGACAGGACAACTTATTCATGAAAAAG CATGGCCAGCAGCTCTATCGACACATCTACCTGGGCTGCaaggagcagagcagcagccgGCAGCACTACGAGTCCCTCTTCGCTCTGCTGGGCATCCTCAGCGTGGAGCTGGCTAAcgaagaggtggtggtggaccTCATTCGCCTGGCCCTGGCCCTGCAG GACCTGGCTCTGTCCACCGACGAGGTTCTGCCCGTGTTTAACCGCTGCGCCGTTCATGCCCTCGCCGCCGCCTACCTCAACCTCATCTGCCAGCTCACCACCGTCCCAGCCTTCTGCCAGCACATCCAGGAG GTAATTGaggtgagacagaaaaaaagtcccTACTTTCTGCCTGAGGATGTCTTCGTTGATGACCCCAA ACTCACTTCACTGGAGAAGGTGGAAGGGGACATTTTGTTCCTCCAGTCAAAGATCACAGAGGTGCTCGGAGGAAGTGGTTATAACACAGAAAGGCTGGCTACGCCTTATGTCCCTCAGTACACTG ATGAGGACCGTCTGTCCAAGAGAAAGAGCATCGGGGAGACCATCTCGCTGCAGGTGGAGATGGAGTCCAGGAACAGTCCAGAGAAAGAGGAG AGGACACCAGCAGAGGAGATCACTTTTGAAACCCTGAAAAATGCCATTG TGGATAGTGTGGgtatggaggagcaggagagggagcGGAGGAGACAAGTGGTGGAGAAGTTTCAGAAGGCCCCCTTCGAGGAGATAGCGGCACACTGTGGTGCCCGG GCCACACTCCTGCAGAGCAAACTCAATCAGATCTTTGACATTACAATCAG ACCCCCGCCCAGCCCATCTGGAACCATTTCGTCAGGTTATGGCCAAAGCCAGAGTCGATCTATACCCATCTACGAGATGAAGTTCCCGGATCTCTGTGTGTACTAG
- the LOC119194844 gene encoding protein EFR3 homolog B isoform X1, with amino-acid sequence MPLPAPDAPASQRLALDCRTLLDHRVPKGVCGCCGALRPRYKRLVDNIFPEDPEDGLVKANMEKLTFYALSAPEKLDRIGAYLSERLSRDVARHRYGYVCIAMEALDQLLMACHCQSINLFVESFLKMVRKLLESDKPSLQILGTNSFVKFANIEEDTPSYHRSYDFFVSRFSEMCHSSFEDPDIRTKIRMAGIKGLQGVVRKTVNDELQANIWDPQHMDKIVPSLLFNLQSGERTESRSPSPLQASEKEKESPVELTERCFRELLGRAAYGNIKNAVTPVLMHLDNHSLWEGKTFAVRCFKIIMYSIQSQHSHLVIQQLLGHLDANSKNSATVRAGIVEVLLEAAAIAASGSVGPTVLEVFNTLLRQLRLSADYELTGSYDGSTNIGTKIIKAHEERQLQEAVIRTIGSFANTLPTYQRSEVMLFIMGKIPVPGIHPAMLSSGSGSEGTRMIQVMLLKSLVQVTAGFQTTNMLTALPTSFLEPLLSFFLTEDPEIRLLVLQILLSLIDRHDNTAKFRNISIISDISVLKLKVDKCSRQDNLFMKKHGQQLYRHIYLGCKEQSSSRQHYESLFALLGILSVELANEEVVVDLIRLALALQDLALSTDEVLPVFNRCAVHALAAAYLNLICQLTTVPAFCQHIQEVIEVRQKKSPYFLPEDVFVDDPKLTSLEKVEGDILFLQSKITEVLGGSGYNTERLATPYVPQYTDEDRLSKRKSIGETISLQVEMESRNSPEKEERTPAEEITFETLKNAIVDSVGMEEQERERRRQVVEKFQKAPFEEIAAHCGARATLLQSKLNQIFDITIRPPPSPSGTISSGYGQSQSRSIPIYEMKFPDLCVY; translated from the exons GATGGGCTGGTGAAGGCCAACATGGAGAAGCTGACATTCTACGCCCTGTCGGCTCCAGAGAAGCTCGACCGGATCGGAGCCTACCTGTCTGAGAGGTTGTCGAGGGATGTGGCCCGACACCGATACGG GTATGTGTGCATTGCCATGGAGGCACTGGACCAGCTGCTGATGGCCTGCCACTGTCAGAGCATCAATCTGTTTGTGGAGAGTTTCCTCAAGATGGTGCGTAAGCTTCTGGAATCTGACAAGCCCAGCCTGCAGATCCTTGGAACCAACTCT tttgtgaAGTTTGCCAACATAGAAGAGGATACACCATCATACCACCGCAGTTATGACTTCTTTGTGTCCCGCTTCAGCGAAATGTGCCACTCTAGTTTCGAGGATCCGGACATCCGCACTAA GATCCGCATGGCAGGTATCAAGGGCCTGCAGGGTGTTGTGAGAAAGACTGTGAATGATGAGCTGCAGGCCAACATCTGGGACCCTCAGCACATGGACAAGATCGTCCCCTCTCTGCTCTTCAACCTGCAGAGCGGAGAGCGCACAGAGAG ccgctccccctctccgCTGCAGGCgtcggagaaggagaaggagagtcCGGTGGAGCTGACGGAGCGCTGCTTCAGGGAGCTGTTGGGACGAGCCGCCTACGGAAACATCAAGAATGCCGTCACGCCGGTTTTGAT GCACTTGGATAACCACTCTCTATGGGAGGGAAAGACATTTGCAGTGCGTTGCTTCAAAATCATCATGTACTCCATCCAG TCCCAGCACTCCCACTTGGTAAtccagcagctcctcggccACCTGGATGCTAACAGCAAGAATTCAGCCACGGTGCGAGCTGGGATAGTGGAAGTGCTGCTGGAAGCAGCCGCCATTGCAGCCAGCGGCTCCGTGG GCCCCACAGTGTTGGAGGTGTTCAACACGCTGCTGCGGCAGCTCCGTCTGAGCGCCGACTACGAGCTGACCGGCTCCTACGACGGCAGCACCAACATCGGCACGAAGATCATCAAAGCCCACGAGGAGAGGCAGCTGCAGGAGGCCGTCATCAGGACCATTG gTTCATTTGCCAACACTCTGCCAACAtatcagaggtcagaggtcatgctCTTCATCATGGGTAAAATCCCCGTCCCTGGGATTCACCCAGCCATGCTCTCCTCAGGCTCTGG CTCTGAGGGTACCAGGATGATTCAGGTCATGTTACTGAAGTCCCTGGTCCAG GTGACTGCCGGTTTCCAGACCACGAACATGCTGACGGCACTGCCCACCTCCTTCCTGGAGCCGCTGCTTTCCTTCTTCCTGACAGAAGACCCAGAGATCCGGTTGTTGGTGCTGCAGATCCTCCTCAGTCTCATTGACCGGCACGACAACACGGCCAAGTTCCGAAACATCAG CATCATCTCGGACATCTCTGTGCTCAAACTCAAAGTGGACAAATGTTCCAGACAGGACAACTTATTCATGAAAAAG CATGGCCAGCAGCTCTATCGACACATCTACCTGGGCTGCaaggagcagagcagcagccgGCAGCACTACGAGTCCCTCTTCGCTCTGCTGGGCATCCTCAGCGTGGAGCTGGCTAAcgaagaggtggtggtggaccTCATTCGCCTGGCCCTGGCCCTGCAG GACCTGGCTCTGTCCACCGACGAGGTTCTGCCCGTGTTTAACCGCTGCGCCGTTCATGCCCTCGCCGCCGCCTACCTCAACCTCATCTGCCAGCTCACCACCGTCCCAGCCTTCTGCCAGCACATCCAGGAG GTAATTGaggtgagacagaaaaaaagtcccTACTTTCTGCCTGAGGATGTCTTCGTTGATGACCCCAA ACTCACTTCACTGGAGAAGGTGGAAGGGGACATTTTGTTCCTCCAGTCAAAGATCACAGAGGTGCTCGGAGGAAGTGGTTATAACACAGAAAGGCTGGCTACGCCTTATGTCCCTCAGTACACTG ATGAGGACCGTCTGTCCAAGAGAAAGAGCATCGGGGAGACCATCTCGCTGCAGGTGGAGATGGAGTCCAGGAACAGTCCAGAGAAAGAGGAG AGGACACCAGCAGAGGAGATCACTTTTGAAACCCTGAAAAATGCCATTG TGGATAGTGTGGgtatggaggagcaggagagggagcGGAGGAGACAAGTGGTGGAGAAGTTTCAGAAGGCCCCCTTCGAGGAGATAGCGGCACACTGTGGTGCCCGG GCCACACTCCTGCAGAGCAAACTCAATCAGATCTTTGACATTACAATCAG ACCCCCGCCCAGCCCATCTGGAACCATTTCGTCAGGTTATGGCCAAAGCCAGAGTCGATCTATACCCATCTACGAGATGAAGTTCCCGGATCTCTGTGTGTACTAG
- the LOC119194844 gene encoding protein EFR3 homolog B isoform X3: MYGVCGCCGALRPRYKRLVDNIFPEDPEDGLVKANMEKLTFYALSAPEKLDRIGAYLSERLSRDVARHRYGYVCIAMEALDQLLMACHCQSINLFVESFLKMVRKLLESDKPSLQILGTNSFVKFANIEEDTPSYHRSYDFFVSRFSEMCHSSFEDPDIRTKIRMAGIKGLQGVVRKTVNDELQANIWDPQHMDKIVPSLLFNLQSGERTESRSPSPLQASEKEKESPVELTERCFRELLGRAAYGNIKNAVTPVLMHLDNHSLWEGKTFAVRCFKIIMYSIQSQHSHLVIQQLLGHLDANSKNSATVRAGIVEVLLEAAAIAASGSVGPTVLEVFNTLLRQLRLSADYELTGSYDGSTNIGTKIIKAHEERQLQEAVIRTIGSFANTLPTYQRSEVMLFIMGKIPVPGIHPAMLSSGSGSEGTRMIQVMLLKSLVQVTAGFQTTNMLTALPTSFLEPLLSFFLTEDPEIRLLVLQILLSLIDRHDNTAKFRNISIISDISVLKLKVDKCSRQDNLFMKKHGQQLYRHIYLGCKEQSSSRQHYESLFALLGILSVELANEEVVVDLIRLALALQDLALSTDEVLPVFNRCAVHALAAAYLNLICQLTTVPAFCQHIQEVIEVRQKKSPYFLPEDVFVDDPKLTSLEKVEGDILFLQSKITEVLGGSGYNTERLATPYVPQYTDEDRLSKRKSIGETISLQVEMESRNSPEKEERTPAEEITFETLKNAIVDSVGMEEQERERRRQVVEKFQKAPFEEIAAHCGARATLLQSKLNQIFDITIRPPPSPSGTISSGYGQSQSRSIPIYEMKFPDLCVY, translated from the exons GATGGGCTGGTGAAGGCCAACATGGAGAAGCTGACATTCTACGCCCTGTCGGCTCCAGAGAAGCTCGACCGGATCGGAGCCTACCTGTCTGAGAGGTTGTCGAGGGATGTGGCCCGACACCGATACGG GTATGTGTGCATTGCCATGGAGGCACTGGACCAGCTGCTGATGGCCTGCCACTGTCAGAGCATCAATCTGTTTGTGGAGAGTTTCCTCAAGATGGTGCGTAAGCTTCTGGAATCTGACAAGCCCAGCCTGCAGATCCTTGGAACCAACTCT tttgtgaAGTTTGCCAACATAGAAGAGGATACACCATCATACCACCGCAGTTATGACTTCTTTGTGTCCCGCTTCAGCGAAATGTGCCACTCTAGTTTCGAGGATCCGGACATCCGCACTAA GATCCGCATGGCAGGTATCAAGGGCCTGCAGGGTGTTGTGAGAAAGACTGTGAATGATGAGCTGCAGGCCAACATCTGGGACCCTCAGCACATGGACAAGATCGTCCCCTCTCTGCTCTTCAACCTGCAGAGCGGAGAGCGCACAGAGAG ccgctccccctctccgCTGCAGGCgtcggagaaggagaaggagagtcCGGTGGAGCTGACGGAGCGCTGCTTCAGGGAGCTGTTGGGACGAGCCGCCTACGGAAACATCAAGAATGCCGTCACGCCGGTTTTGAT GCACTTGGATAACCACTCTCTATGGGAGGGAAAGACATTTGCAGTGCGTTGCTTCAAAATCATCATGTACTCCATCCAG TCCCAGCACTCCCACTTGGTAAtccagcagctcctcggccACCTGGATGCTAACAGCAAGAATTCAGCCACGGTGCGAGCTGGGATAGTGGAAGTGCTGCTGGAAGCAGCCGCCATTGCAGCCAGCGGCTCCGTGG GCCCCACAGTGTTGGAGGTGTTCAACACGCTGCTGCGGCAGCTCCGTCTGAGCGCCGACTACGAGCTGACCGGCTCCTACGACGGCAGCACCAACATCGGCACGAAGATCATCAAAGCCCACGAGGAGAGGCAGCTGCAGGAGGCCGTCATCAGGACCATTG gTTCATTTGCCAACACTCTGCCAACAtatcagaggtcagaggtcatgctCTTCATCATGGGTAAAATCCCCGTCCCTGGGATTCACCCAGCCATGCTCTCCTCAGGCTCTGG CTCTGAGGGTACCAGGATGATTCAGGTCATGTTACTGAAGTCCCTGGTCCAG GTGACTGCCGGTTTCCAGACCACGAACATGCTGACGGCACTGCCCACCTCCTTCCTGGAGCCGCTGCTTTCCTTCTTCCTGACAGAAGACCCAGAGATCCGGTTGTTGGTGCTGCAGATCCTCCTCAGTCTCATTGACCGGCACGACAACACGGCCAAGTTCCGAAACATCAG CATCATCTCGGACATCTCTGTGCTCAAACTCAAAGTGGACAAATGTTCCAGACAGGACAACTTATTCATGAAAAAG CATGGCCAGCAGCTCTATCGACACATCTACCTGGGCTGCaaggagcagagcagcagccgGCAGCACTACGAGTCCCTCTTCGCTCTGCTGGGCATCCTCAGCGTGGAGCTGGCTAAcgaagaggtggtggtggaccTCATTCGCCTGGCCCTGGCCCTGCAG GACCTGGCTCTGTCCACCGACGAGGTTCTGCCCGTGTTTAACCGCTGCGCCGTTCATGCCCTCGCCGCCGCCTACCTCAACCTCATCTGCCAGCTCACCACCGTCCCAGCCTTCTGCCAGCACATCCAGGAG GTAATTGaggtgagacagaaaaaaagtcccTACTTTCTGCCTGAGGATGTCTTCGTTGATGACCCCAA ACTCACTTCACTGGAGAAGGTGGAAGGGGACATTTTGTTCCTCCAGTCAAAGATCACAGAGGTGCTCGGAGGAAGTGGTTATAACACAGAAAGGCTGGCTACGCCTTATGTCCCTCAGTACACTG ATGAGGACCGTCTGTCCAAGAGAAAGAGCATCGGGGAGACCATCTCGCTGCAGGTGGAGATGGAGTCCAGGAACAGTCCAGAGAAAGAGGAG AGGACACCAGCAGAGGAGATCACTTTTGAAACCCTGAAAAATGCCATTG TGGATAGTGTGGgtatggaggagcaggagagggagcGGAGGAGACAAGTGGTGGAGAAGTTTCAGAAGGCCCCCTTCGAGGAGATAGCGGCACACTGTGGTGCCCGG GCCACACTCCTGCAGAGCAAACTCAATCAGATCTTTGACATTACAATCAG ACCCCCGCCCAGCCCATCTGGAACCATTTCGTCAGGTTATGGCCAAAGCCAGAGTCGATCTATACCCATCTACGAGATGAAGTTCCCGGATCTCTGTGTGTACTAG
- the LOC119194845 gene encoding pro-opiomelanocortin-like, giving the protein MACLSWVMVVLLACVGLPGFGSVCLDRSQCDELSNEGKIQDCVRRCVPATRPEAPELDASAPEVNDNDAELPLSVLLAALVSENRVPESDVKGPRGDERRSYSMEHFRWGKPSGRKRRPVKVFASSPEGGGPSGRVFPPDALARRQLGLDRFRVRDLKEGSRKQGSQRVALKAQAPARKDGAYRMSHFRWGSPPPSKRNGGAKKPPARKPKKGQLEELLRNIVIEGVQRRMG; this is encoded by the exons ATGGCGTGCCTTTCATGGGTGATGGTGGTGCTTCTGGCTTGTGTGGGCCTCCCCGGCTTCGGGTCGGTGTGCTTGGACCGGTCGCAATGCGATGAGCTGAGCAACGAGGGGAAGATACAG GACTGCGTCCGCCGCTGCGTGCCGGCCACCCGGCCCGAGGCGCCCGAGCTGGACGCGTCGGCCCCGGAGGTCAACGACAACGACGCCGAGCTCCCGCTCAGCGTCCTCCTGGCCGCCCTGGTCTCCGAAAACAGGGTGCCGGAGTCGGATGTGAAAGGGCCGCGCGGCGACGAGCGGCGCTCCTACTCCATGGAGCACTTCCGCTGGGGCAAGCCCTCGGGCCGCAAACGCCGCCCCGTGAAGGTGTTCGCCTCCTCCCCGGAGGGAGGGGGCCCCTCCGGGCGCGTCTTCCCCCCCGACGCCCTGGCTCGCAGGCAGCTGGGCCTCGACAGGTTCAGAGTGAGGGACCTGAAGGAAGGGAGTCGAAAGCAGGGCTCGCAGAGGGTCGCCCTCAAGGCCCAGGCCCCGGCGAGAAAGGACGGGGCCTATCGGATGAGCCACTTCCGGTGGGGGAGCCCGCCCCCCTCCAAGCGCAACGGCGGCGCGAAGAAGCCGCCCGCcaggaaacccaagaaggggcagctggaggagctgctcagGAACATTGTCATCGAGGGCGTGCAGAGGAGAATGGGCTGA